The Leucobacter viscericola sequence CACGGGCAGCATGACTCTCACGGCTTGCGGGAGAAGGATCAGCCGCATGACACCGTTCTTACGCAGACCGATTGCGTAGCCGGCTTCTTTCTGTCCGCGCGGCAGCGACTCGATACCGGCGCGCAGGGTCTCAGCAAGCACGGAGCCGTTGTACGCCACGAGCGCGATAACGACGGCCCAGTACGGATCCATCTTCACTCCGACAGAGGGAAGCCCGTAGTAGAGCAGCATCATCATGACGAGCACGGGAACCGCTCGGAAGAGTTCCGTCACGGTGGTGATCGGAGCACGAACCCAGCGGTGCTCTGAGAGACGCCCGATCGCCAGCGCAAAGCCGAGGACCAGGCTCAGCACCGCTGCGAGCCCAAACGCGGCAAGCGTTTTGCCGAGGGCCACGAGGATCTGGTTCCACACTGCCGAGTAGGTAAAGATGCCCCACTTCGCCGCCGAGAACTGGCCCGAGAGTGCAAAGCGGTACACAATTAACCCGAGAACTGCGGCAACAACAATGACTGTGGCGACCGCGATGAAGCGGTTTCGCACGATCGCTTTTGGGCCGGGCACGTCATACAGAACTGAGGTGCTCATCGCACGATCCTCCACTTCTTCTCAAGGCGGTGTTGCACCGCACTCAGCAGCAACACCAACACCACAAACACCAGTGCGACCAACAGCAAGACCTCCATGGGGCTACCGGGGCGACCGGCAGAGTCATTGACGGTGGCGCGAAGGGCGGCAAGCTCCGAAACAGAGAAGCCCGCCGCGATCGTGGTGTTCTTGAGCAGTGCAATAAACACGCTCATCATCGGAGGCACAACCGAACGGAACGCCTGCGGCAGCACCACCAAGGTCATGACCTGACCAAACGGCAACCCGATCGCGCGTGCGGCCTCTGCCTGACCGACGGGAACCGTGTTGATGCCAGCTCGCAGCACCTCCGCAACATAGGTTGCGGTGTAGATGCCGATGGCGATGATCCCGAGCACCATCGGGCTGAGCCGTGGCAAGCCGAGAGCCGGATACCCAAGCACAAAGAAGAAGAAAACGAGCGTCAACGGGGTGTTTCTAATGATGTTGACGTACACCATGCCCACACCGCGGGCAATCGGTACGGGTGAAACCCGCATCGCGCCGATGATGATTCCCAAGATGAGCGCAAACACGCCGCCACCCACAAAGACGATCAGGGTGTTCTGAATCGCGGTTCCCCAGAGATCCAGGTTTCCGAAGATGACGTCCATTCGTCTGCCTTCTGTGCTGTAGGAGCTCGGGAGCGGCTTGACCGCTCCCGAGCACTAGGGGTTTTAGTAAGCGTTGACCTTCGGCTGGTCAACCGTAATGCCGGAGCCGCCCAGGTTCTTCTCGAAGATCTTGGTCCAGATGTCGCCACCGTCGGTCAAGGTCTTGTTCATGTGAGCGCGCAGTACGTCGTCACCCTTGGGAAGGCCAATGCCGTACTCTTCCTTCGTGAGGAGAGGGCCGGTCGTCACCATCAGGTTGTCAGGATCCTGCGCCGCGTAGCCAATGAGAATCGCTTGGTCGGTGGTGACGGCGTCAACCTGACCGTTCTTGAGGTTCTCGACACACGCTGAGTACAGGTCGAACTCCTGCGTCTTGATCTTGGGGAAGTTTTCCTTGATGTTCTGGATCGGCGTCGATCCTGTTGCCGAACACACCGTCTTGCCGTTGAGCTCTTCGAGCGACTGGTAGTCGGGGCTGCCCTTCTTCACGAGGAGGCCCTGACCGGTGACGAAGTATGGACCGGCGAAGTCGACGTCGTTCTTACGCTTGTCGTTGATCGAGTAGGTGCCGACGTAGTAGTCGATGTCACCGTTCTTGATGGCCTGCTCGCGGTTTGCCGAGGCAATCGCCTTGTACTCGATCTTGTTCTCGTCAAAACCAAGCGAGGCCGCGATCCAGCGGGCAATGTCAACATCGAAGCCACTGCGCTCCTGGGTGACGTTGTCGAAGTATCCGAGGTTGGGCTGGTCTTCCTTGACACCGATAATGACTTTGTCGCGCTTCTTCATCGCGTCAAACGTCGGGCTGCCGTCGAGAGATACACTCTCGGCCACGGTCCACGGATTCTTGCTATCGCTCGACGAACCGCCGTCCTTGGAGTCAGACGGGCTGCCACTCGTGCAGCCGGTGAGGGCGAGAGCAGCGGCGCTCACGAGGCCAATCGTTGCAAAAACTTTCTTGAAGCGCATAAGCGTTTCCCTTCGGTTGGGGTTAGGGGGCCAAAACGGGCACCCCCGGGTCTAACTAGTGGGTAATGAGTTTGGAGAGGAAGTCGCGTGCGCGATCAGTCTTCGGGTTCGTGAAGAACTCCTCAGGAGAGCCCGTCTCCAGAATCTGTCCGTCCGCCATAAACACGACGCGATCCGCAGCCTTGCGGGCAAACCCCATCTCGTGGGTTACGACGACCATGGTCATGCCCTCTTTCGCGAGGCCAACCATCACGTCGAGCACCTCGTTGATCATCTCGGGATCGAGCGCGCTCGTTGGCTCGTCGAAGAGCATCACTTTGGGCTGCATTGCCAGTGCCCGGGCGATCGCAACGCGCTGCTGCTGTCCACCCGACAGCTGCGCTGGGAACTTATCGGCCTGCTTTTCGATGCCAACCCTGGCGAGGATCTGCAGGGCCTCACGCTTTGCATCGGCCTTTGAGTAGCCGAGCACCTTAATGGGGCCGAGCGTCACATTCTCGAGAATCGTGAGGTGAGCAAAGAGGTTGAAGGACTGAAACACCATGCCGACCTCTGCCCGCAAATGCGCAAGCTTTTTGCCCTCTGCGGGAAGCTCGGTGCCGTCGATTCGGATCGAACCGCTCGTAATGGTCTCAAGCCGGTTGATGGATCGGCACAGCGTCGACTTTCCTGACCCAGATGGCCCGATGACAACAACTACCTCACCGCGCTCGACCGAAAGGTTGACATCCGTTAGCGCCTGAAATTCACCGTAGTGCTTCTGCACGTTCTCAACGACAACCAGTGGATCGCTCGTACTCATCCCTGTTCCACCTTTGGATCATGACCGCGAACGAGCGCGTGCTGCGCTGCCTCGGCAAACCATTTGACTATCTAGGTTGCTCGGGCAAGTGTGCTCACCGTCGAACCGTTCTGCCTCAGGTTACTGAGCCGACCCGCCGGAGGTCATGGGTGTTGAGGGTATCTTGAGTTTGGGCTTGAGCAAATCTTGAGGTTCGAGATTTCTGTGCGTTTAAGAGGCGTTTCGGCTCTCTACGTAGTACTCCTGAGCCCCGGGGTGCAATGGAACCGGCGACGTAAAAATGGCCTGTCTTCGGTCGAGAAGAGCAACAGCGGGAACCGTGTGAGAAATCTGCGCGCTCGATTCAAACAGCAGTTTTGTGGCCTCGTACACAAGCTCGTCGGGAACCTTCGATGACGTCACCAGGTAGTTGGGAACCATCATTGTTTCCACGTTACCCGTGGTGCCGTAGGCGCCAAGCGGCAAGTCTGACACCCGGTAGACACTGGATCTGCCGAGATCCATGCGCTCGACGGTTTCGGGACCGATGGGAATCATGCGTAGCGGTGTGGTCTTCGAGAGCGTCTCGATACCGGGGGTGGGCACACCGCCAACCCAAAAGAACGCGTCGATTTCGCCCTGCTCGAGTGCCGCGACGGAGCCGTGCAGGCCGAACTCACGACGCTCGTAACTCTTCTCCGAGACCCCTGCCGCCGACAGCACACGATCCGCGATCACCATGACCCCCGAGTTCGCCTCCCCCACGGAGACGCGAAGACCCGCAAGGTCAGACACCCGGGTAGCTTTCGAGTTCGCGGGAACGACCAGCTGAACATATTCGTCGTAGACTCGGGCGACCGCGGTAATTGGAAGCGGGCTGTCAAAGGCGCCTTCTCCGGCAACGGCGTCAGCGGCGGTGTCTGCCTGCGCAAACCCAAGCAGAGCTTCTCCCCGTCCGACTCTCTTGAGGTTATCGACGGAGCCGCCGGTTTCTTCAGCAACGATGTCAAAGCCGGCGTCGCGCATCTGCTTCGCGAGACCCGAGCTGTACGCGTAATAGATGCCGGTGGAGGCTCCCCCAGCAATCGTTTGGGGCCCCGCGCTGCGAGCAACACCGCTGCAGCCCGCGAGCGCGGAGACGGCAAGCAGGGAGACGAGCACGCCAGCCGCAGCCCGGGCGAGCAGTCGCGACTTTTGGGTGTGTTTGAGACTACGCACGCGCCGCCTCCGATGTGTCGGGTGCGAGACCCGGGTGGGAGCTCTCCGCGGGCAGGCAGAGCGCCACCCGGAGCCCTCCGCCCGGAGGCGAGTCGAGCACGATCCTGCCGCCAAGCGAGTCCATCAGGTCTGAGGCGATCGCGAGCCCAAGTCCCGACCCCGCCAGGTTTTGGTCGAGAGAGCTGCGCCAGAAGCGGTCGGTTGCAAGCTCGAGTTGTTCGGTGCTGAGACCGCGGCCTCGATCTCGCACAGTGATGACATGTTCACCATCTAACTCGGCAACGGCTACGTCGACCGCGGTGCCCTCAGGGGCAAACTTGAGAGCGTTGTCGATGATGGCATCGAGCGCGCTTTCAACCCCTGTGCGGTCGGTCACACTCAGCATCACTGGCCCCTCACTCGCGCGCACCTCGACCCCCTGCTCGGCTCCACGGTCTTGCCAGGCCGCGGCTCTATCTGCCGCCATCATCTGCAGATCGACCGCCGCAAAGGTGGAGTCGGTCTTGCCAACTCGGGCGACATTCAACAGTGTGTCCAAGATACGGGACATGCGTTTGCCCTCTTCACGGGTCCGTTCGATGTCTTCGTCCCATCCCTCTTCGAGCCCCGTTGCGAGATATTCCACCCGCAAGAGCAGGGCCCCAAGCGGGTTACGCAGTTCGTGAGAGGCGTTCAGCACGAACTCCTGCTGTCGAGTCATCACTCGCTCAATCTCTTCGGCCATCTGATTGAACATACGAACCATACGCTGTACCTCGGGCGGACCGGTGTCACCCGTGATCCTCGCTCCCATCTCTCCGCTCTCGATGGCGGCCATGGCCGCGTCGACACGGCGCAGTGGTTTGAGCACCCAACTTGCAAGTCGGTACACAGCCCAAATGAGGAGGGCTACGCAGAGCGCTCCCCCGAGCAACAGCACCGCCCACTGCGTAAAAATGGCGCGCTGAGAAGCTTCGATCCCGGCAGAGATCCTCACCGCACCGATCACGCTGTTGTCGTCAAATACGGGTTCGACAATCACGGTCTCGTTGAGGTCCCACGGCAGCGCTGATTCGGCTGGATCGCCCCGTCGCCCAGACAGCGCAAGTCGCACCTGCTCCATGTCTTCTTCGTTGACCGCAACATCACCCGTGCTGACCCAGGGCGTGCCTGAGCGGTCGTAAATGACGATCTGCGTGTCGTAGAGCGAACCAAACCTGCGTAGTTCGCTCTCGATGAGGTTCGGATCCTCTGCGCGCAGCGCCTGGCGTGCACCCGGCACAAAGTAGCTGAGATCCCCAAGTAGCTGCGCGGTAGTGTGCTGCTGAATACTTCTGGCCGCGCTCCAGCCGTATGCACCACAGAGCACAAGCAGTATGAGTATCGCGGGTAAGAGGAAAACCACAACAAGGCGTCGACGCACTGTCAGGCACCCATCAGTCGGTATCCAACACCGCGCACCGTCACAATGAGCTCGGGGCGATTGAGCTTGCGCCGGATGGAGGCGACGTGAACCTCAAGCGAGCGACTAAACCCCGACCAATCCGTCTCCCACACCTCGCGAATAATGCGGTCGCGCGGCGTCGTGACCCCCGGGTATCGGGAGAGCACCGCAAGAATGTCGAACTCTTTCGGGGTGAGCTCAACGGGGAGGCCGTCAGCGTGAACCAGGCGAGCCGTGAGGTCGATGGCCACCCCGTCGATCTCAATAACGGCTTGATCGACCAGCGTGATCGGAGCGGTTCGAGTGCGCCTGGTGACAGCCTCAATGCGGGCGATCAACTCGCGCACATCGTAGGGTTTCACCACAAAGTCGTCGGCACCCGCCTGCAGACCCTTGATGCGAGCCTCAACGTTGCTGCGTGCGGTTGCGATGAGGATCGGAACCCCACTGATACCGCGAATGCGTCGGCACACGTCAAGCCCGTCCATATCGGGAAGTCCAAGGTCGAGGATCACCGCTTCAGTTTCGGGACCAACCGCGGCAACGGCGGAAGCACCATCACCAACCTGACGAGTGGTGTAGCCATCCCTGCGAAGATACGCGCTCAGCGCGTCGGCCATACGCGCATCGTCTTCAACGATCAATATCTGCATCACCACTCACCTCCTCTGTACATCACACTCGCTCCATACACACAATAGCGAGCCGCGGGACCCACTTGGAATCCCGCGGCTCGCTAGTGCCGAGTGAATTAACCCTCGATCTCACCAACCGCGACCGGGTTGTTCTTGTTGTCGTACTTGTACAGACCAATGAGCGCCGTCGAGGGCTCATTGTCCTTGTTCAGAGGGCCGCCACCAGCCTGGCCCTTGTAGTGAATCTTCTTGCCGTCCTTGATGAGCGCGGCGCAGGTCTTGAAGGTGTCGCAATCGTCGCCACCCTCGCTACCCGAGACCGAGTGCAGGTTCTTCACGATGGTTTCGGTGTCGGTCGCGCCACCCTGCTCGGCAGCGAGTGCAACGAGCATAACCGCGTCGTAGGCCTCAGGAGCAAAGTTCAGGCTCTTGCTCACGTCTGGTGAAGCCTTCTCAAGCGCTGCCTTAAACTCCTTGTCGGCGATACGGCCCGGGGTCGTCGCCTGGGCGCCCTCAAGCAGCCCTGCGTCAAACTCGGGGTACGGAACCGCGTTGCCGTCAACGAGGTACAGCTTCGAGAGATCAAATCCCTGCGCGGCGAGCTCTGGGATCGCCTGCTTTGCCTCGACGTAGCTCACCATCGCAACGGCGTCAGGCTTCGTTGCGAGCGCAGCCGTGACCTCAGACGCAAAAGCGGTCTGTGCCTCGGGGAACTCCTCGCCCTTGCCCTTGGCGCCGTAGGTGACCTCGGCGCCACCGTCTTCAAGGGTGGACTGCAGGTTGTCGCGCAGACCCTTGCCGTAGTCGTTGTTCTGGGTGAGCACGGCAACCTTGGCGTTGCCGTCCTTGAGAATCAGGTTGCCGAGAGCACGGCCCTGAATAATGTCGGAGGCGATGGTGCGGAAGTACAGCTTGTTAATGCCCGCGAGTGCGATGCCGGTGTTCGAGGGCGATCCCATCAGGATCCCCGCCTCGGTCAGCTTCGGCATCGCCGCATTGGTGTTGCCGGTTCCCATGGCACCCAGCACAAATGCCGGTTTTGCCTTGATAATCTCGTCGACGCTCTTCGCCATGATGGTCGGATCAGTGGGGTCGTGCTCGTTTGCCTCGACAACAACCTCAACATCTTTGCCCAGCACGCCGCCGGCATCGTTGATCTCTGAGATCGCAAGCTTCACGGCTGCCTGGGGTCCGTAGATCAGGTGCTCAAGTGAGCCCGTCTGCGGAAGCAGGGTGCCGATGCGAAGAGCTTCGCTGCTGCCCTCAGACTTGGTGTCTTTCGAGTCGCTGGAGTCGGAGGAGCTACTGCAGCCCGATAGCACGAGCGCTGCGCTCGCGAGGAGCGCGAGTGCGCCAACTGCTTTTTTGGAGGTGGCCTTCATTGGCAACTGCCTTTCGTCATCGAAACGTCCCACTTTTAGGACTTGAAGAAGAGCCTAACGTTCCCAGTACTTAACACCACATTTCACAGTGCGCTGAGATGAAACCGTTAGCATTCTTCGACACTACGTCTGTGCGACTCTACAAAGTGACCGTTATTCCTCGCGCCCAATTCGCTGCCCGACGACCGCAGAGATGCCATCCTGCCGCATCGACACACCGTAAAGCGCGTCGGCGATCTCCATCGTGCGCTTCTGGTGCGTGATCATAATGAGCTGCGAGTTCTCGCGCAGCCGCTCGAACACCTGCAGCAATCGGCCGAGGTTTGCGTCATCGAGGGCAGCCTCGACCTCGTCGACAATGTAAAACGGGCTAGGGCGAGCCTGGAAGATCGCCATAAGCCACGCCACGGCAGCGAGTGAGCGCTCGCCGCCGGAGAGCAGCGACATGCGCTCGACCTTCTTACCAGCTGGCTTCACCACCATCTCGATACCGGTGTTGAGCAGATCATCGGGGTTGCTCAGCGTAATCTCGCCGGATCCGCCCGGGAACAAGATCGGGAAGACCTCAGCGAAAGCGATTCGAGTGTCTTCAAACGCCGCCCCAAAAATACCCTGCATCTTCTCGTCGAGCTCTTCGATAATCGACATCAGGTCGGTTCGGGTCTTAGTGAGATCCTTGAGCTGGTCAGAGAGAAAGAGGTGTCGCTGCTCAAGCGCCGAGAACTCTTCGAGCGCGAGCGGGTTAATGCGCCCCAGCTCGGTAAGGCGCTTCTCGGCGCGGGCAAGGCGACGCTCTTGCTCGGCACGCACGAACGGAGTGGTCGCCGGTTCGGCCTCGTTGGCCTCTGCCTCTTCCGCGCGCGGCACCGGGATTGGCTGATCCGGGCCAAACTCCGCGATCAGCACATCCTCAACAAGGCCGAGTTCGTTGCCAGATCGCTCAAGCAGAGCCGACAACTGCAGCTTGCGTTCGTAGCTCTTCAGCTCGGCGCCGTGTACGCGCTCCGTCAGCGTCCCGAGTTTCTGTCGCAACTCCGATTCTTCCGAGCGAAGCAGGGTCAGCTCCTGGCTGTGTTTTGCGCGCTCTTGTTCGGCTCGTTGCTGGTGCAGCCTTGCCTCGGTGAGCGAACGGTCGCAAGCGTCGAGGATCGCGGGCAGCAGGCCGGCAACACGCTCCGCCTGCGAAACCTGCCGCGCACGAAGTACCGCTCTGCGCGCAGCTTCCTCGGCAGCCTGCTGGTCGGCCTCGTATTGCTCTGCGAGGGTCTCGCGGTGTACCTTCGCGGCACGTGCGCGCTCGCGCGCGGTCTCAAGTGCGAGTCGCAGTTCGACCTCTTCGGCTCGCGCCTTCTCGAGCTCAACAAAGACTCCCTCGCGCGAACTCGCGTCGAGGATCGGTCGCGGCGAAGCCTCGGCCTCAGCAAACGCCTGTGCCGCGGCTTCGGCCTCGCGGGTGGCCTCACCCGCCGACTCGGCCACCGATTGCAGCGCCTGGCGCACACGATCAGCCTCGGCCCGCGCGGCCTCAGCACGTGCGGTCAGCCGATGCCGTTCCTTCGCAACCTCGGCGAGCTGAGCATCGGCCGCGCGGAGGTCGGCGTACGCATACTGCGCAGCCTCCTTTGCTGCGACCGTAGCGGCACGCAGCTCTGCAAGCGTTGCCTCCGTCTCGGCGATCTTTTCCGCGACAACATCGCGGCGATCCCGAGCCTGCTCCAGCTCAGCTGTGAGCTCGATACGCGACGGTGCAAGTGTGGATCCTCCGCTCAGCGTGTGCGGTGTGAGCACATCGCCGCTTCCGGTGACCACCGTAAAATCGAGACCGCTCTCACGCAGCTCTTCAGCGGCGTTGAGAGCCGCCGTCAGGTCATCCGCAACATAGACCGTCGCGAGCAGCCCACGCACCCCTTCGGGTGCCTCCTCGATGACGTCACCAGCCCGAACCGCGTGTTTGATCTTAGGAGCGTCAATTGAGGATCCTGCCGCGGCTACAACCGCTCGCAGTCTGCCGAGATCCTGCTCTCGTGCCGCCTCAACAGCGACCTCCGCGTCTTGCGCCGTGTCGGCGAGAAGAGCCTCGGCGAACGCACCCAGCGCTGCACCAACTGCGGCCTCATATCCCTCCGCCACCCGTACCCGGTCGGAGACTCGACCGCTGATGCCACGAGGCGCTTCGGCAAGCAGCGCAGCGGAGGCATCACGCTGGTCGAGGGAGCGAGTAAGGGCGCTCACACGAGCGTCGAGCCCAGCGCGTTCCTGCTCAAGCTCGTGTAGTTGCTCGCGAGCCTCATCACGCTGCTGCTCTGCGGTGGTCTGCTTTTCTTGGGCGGCGCGATAATTATCGTCGAGGCCAGCCTCGGGCAGAGTCTCAACTTCGGCTTGCTCTGTAAAGTCGGCAAGCTCCTCGTCGGCCTCTTCGGCACGCGCGACCGCCTGAGCAACGGCCTGCTCGCGGCGCGAGATCTCTTGCGCAACGGTGTCACGCTTCTGCACAGCGGTCTCCGTGCGACCGCGCAGCTGCGAAAGCCTGAGGTCGTGCTTTGAGACGAGGGCGCTCTGCGCGGCAATGTGCTCATCGATGGCGTCGAGCGACTGCTGCGCCTGGCGGGTGACATTACCGGCCTGCTGCCAACGCGCCTCGGCCTCGGGAATGAGCGCCTCGAGGCGTTTTGCTTCGACTCCGGCTTCGTCGACGGTGGTCTGGCTCGTGCGGTTTGCGTGCTCGGGGGCCTCGGCCTGAGTAGCAAGGAACGTGAGCCGCTGCTGTGTCTGGGCGTAGAGACCACGCAGTTTCGATTGCGCTGATTCGAGGCCGATGGTTACGCGGCGCGCGGTATCGAGCTCATCACTCTGCTGGTCTTGTTCGAGCCGTTGGATGCGCAGTTGCTTCTGCTCGACCTGCTCCTGCAGCACAATACGTTCTGAGTGTCGCTCAGACTCGTCTCGTGCGAGTTCGTCGAGTTCGGCACGCAGGCGGGCAACGTCGTCGGCGAGCAGACGCGCCTTCGCGTCGCGCACCTCGGCGGCGATCCCCTGGGCCGCGCGAGCAACCTCGGCCTGGCGCCCCAGTGGCTTCAACTGGCGTCGAATCTCGCCAGCTAGGTCGTTGAGGCGAGTGAGGTTTGTCTCCATCGCTTCGAGCTTGCGGAGCGTGCGCTCCTTGCGGCGGCGGTGTTTGAGGATGCCAGCGGCTTCCTCAATAAAACCCCTTCGATCCTCAGGGGTCGCCCGCAGCACCCTGTCGAGCTGCCCCTGGCCAACAATGACGTGCATCTCTCGACCGAGTCCAGAGTCGCTGAGGAGTTCTTGAACGTCAAGCAGACGGCTGTTCTCGCCATTGATGGCATACTCGCTCGAGCCGTTACGGAAGAGGGTACGACTGATCGTTACCTCGGCGTACTCGATTGGCAGAGCCCCGTCGCTGTTGTCGATCGTGAGTTTTACCTCGGCACGGCCGAGGGGACCGCGGGTTGAGGTGCCGGCAAAGATGACGTCTTCCATCTTGCCGCCGCGGAGGGTTTTTGCCCCCTGCTCCCCCATGACCCAGGCAAGCGCGTCAACGACGTTCGATTTGCCCGAGCCATTGGGCCCAACGATTGCGGTAACGCCGGGCTCGAACTGGAAGGTCGTCGGCTGTGCGAAGGACTTGAAGCCCTTGAGCGTGAGGCTCTTGAGATGCACGCCGCCTCCTTCTTCTTTTTACGGGTCTACAGAACGAATGCCCCTCGCAAGATTACCGGATTGCAGGCAAGATCTTGCCGAGGCACGTCCGCTCAATTCACCAGCAATACCGAAGCGGAATGTCCAGGAGCGTTGGCCAGTCGCGCATCCGTCGTCACGAGTTGCCAACCGAGCGCTTCAGCAAGCGCAACGTAGCTCGCGTCGTACGCCGACAAATTTCCTCGCAACTGCCAGACGCGCTCCGCAAGTACTTGATGGTCAAAGTAACGGATGCCAAGTTCTTGCAAGAGTTCCAAGGCTTCTTCGGCATCACTTAGCGAGGTCGACCCGGCCGCTACTCGACGCCGTAATACCTGCAGAATCTCAACAACAAGCAATTGCGGAGCGGCAAGCTGCCAGTGTCCCTGGTCGAGTCGATCTTGAACCCGCCGCGAAAGAGGTAATGCCAGCAACAACTCGACCGCGGCCGACGCGTCAAGAACTATCAACGTGCTTCTCGTTCAGCCCTTGTTGACTCAGCCGCGGTCTCTCCGTTGTACGTTCGCGGTTTCCGCGACGCGAGCCGCTCACTCAGCTCAGAGTGACTAGGAACCTCGACCAGTCGACGCAACTCATTCAGTGCCAGATCAGAGAGTGTGATCCCCTCGCGGGCAGCACGAATCTTAAGTTGACGATGCAACTCTTCGGGAACGTTTCGCACTTGAATCATGGACATGCTCTAATGATGACATCATCACTTTCGCATGTGCAACCATGCATTGGCAGAATAGTGCCATGCTCATCGAGACTCCGCGCCTTATCCTGCGCGAAATGACCCCGGGTGACCGGCCTCAGCTCAGCGCGATTCTGCAGGACGAAGAAACCATGGTCGCGTACGAGGGTGCGTTCGACGATGCGATGGTGGACGCGTGGCTTGAGCGTATGATGACGCGCTACCGCGAGGATGGCTTTGGCCTCTGGGCCGTGGTGCTCCGCGACACCGGCGAGATGATCGGCCAGTGTGGACTCACCGTACAGCACATCCTGGATGAGGATGTTGTCGAGGTGGGATACCTGTTCAACCGAGCATTTTGGCATCGAGGATTTGCTCTTGAGGCGGCAGCAGCTTGTCGCGACTACGCATTTGAATCGTTGAAGGTCGACCGACTCTACGCTCAGATTCGCGACACAAACACTGCCTCGATGAACGTCGCGATCCGGCTGGGCATGACGGTTCGCGGGCGGTTCGTGAAGCACTACCGAGGGATAGACATGCCTCACCTCGCGTTTGCCGTTGACCGGGCGGACGCGACGAAATAGCGAACTACAGCGTGTATCCCACCGGAATCATGCTGCCGTCGGGCGCGCGAAGACCAAACCCGAGGGCACGATCCGCGGCAACGTGCACGAACCAGGCGAGCCCCGCAAGCGCGAGCTGCCACAGCCCGTCACTGAAACCACCGGTGAGGAAAAACAGCAGGATCCCGAGCCCGAGCAAAACGACCGGCATGGTCATGTTGTGCAGGGAGTTGTAGAGCCGCACGTAGTTCGTCTTCAGACGTCCCTTTTCTGCGAACGCACCGATCAGCGAGAGATCAGGCGCGAGCAAGAACACAACGGCAACAATC is a genomic window containing:
- the smc gene encoding chromosome segregation protein SMC; its protein translation is MHLKSLTLKGFKSFAQPTTFQFEPGVTAIVGPNGSGKSNVVDALAWVMGEQGAKTLRGGKMEDVIFAGTSTRGPLGRAEVKLTIDNSDGALPIEYAEVTISRTLFRNGSSEYAINGENSRLLDVQELLSDSGLGREMHVIVGQGQLDRVLRATPEDRRGFIEEAAGILKHRRRKERTLRKLEAMETNLTRLNDLAGEIRRQLKPLGRQAEVARAAQGIAAEVRDAKARLLADDVARLRAELDELARDESERHSERIVLQEQVEQKQLRIQRLEQDQQSDELDTARRVTIGLESAQSKLRGLYAQTQQRLTFLATQAEAPEHANRTSQTTVDEAGVEAKRLEALIPEAEARWQQAGNVTRQAQQSLDAIDEHIAAQSALVSKHDLRLSQLRGRTETAVQKRDTVAQEISRREQAVAQAVARAEEADEELADFTEQAEVETLPEAGLDDNYRAAQEKQTTAEQQRDEAREQLHELEQERAGLDARVSALTRSLDQRDASAALLAEAPRGISGRVSDRVRVAEGYEAAVGAALGAFAEALLADTAQDAEVAVEAAREQDLGRLRAVVAAAGSSIDAPKIKHAVRAGDVIEEAPEGVRGLLATVYVADDLTAALNAAEELRESGLDFTVVTGSGDVLTPHTLSGGSTLAPSRIELTAELEQARDRRDVVAEKIAETEATLAELRAATVAAKEAAQYAYADLRAADAQLAEVAKERHRLTARAEAARAEADRVRQALQSVAESAGEATREAEAAAQAFAEAEASPRPILDASSREGVFVELEKARAEEVELRLALETARERARAAKVHRETLAEQYEADQQAAEEAARRAVLRARQVSQAERVAGLLPAILDACDRSLTEARLHQQRAEQERAKHSQELTLLRSEESELRQKLGTLTERVHGAELKSYERKLQLSALLERSGNELGLVEDVLIAEFGPDQPIPVPRAEEAEANEAEPATTPFVRAEQERRLARAEKRLTELGRINPLALEEFSALEQRHLFLSDQLKDLTKTRTDLMSIIEELDEKMQGIFGAAFEDTRIAFAEVFPILFPGGSGEITLSNPDDLLNTGIEMVVKPAGKKVERMSLLSGGERSLAAVAWLMAIFQARPSPFYIVDEVEAALDDANLGRLLQVFERLRENSQLIMITHQKRTMEIADALYGVSMRQDGISAVVGQRIGREE
- a CDS encoding type II toxin-antitoxin system VapC family toxin, with the protein product MIVLDASAAVELLLALPLSRRVQDRLDQGHWQLAAPQLLVVEILQVLRRRVAAGSTSLSDAEEALELLQELGIRYFDHQVLAERVWQLRGNLSAYDASYVALAEALGWQLVTTDARLANAPGHSASVLLVN
- a CDS encoding FitA-like ribbon-helix-helix domain-containing protein codes for the protein MSMIQVRNVPEELHRQLKIRAAREGITLSDLALNELRRLVEVPSHSELSERLASRKPRTYNGETAAESTRAEREAR
- a CDS encoding GNAT family N-acetyltransferase; the encoded protein is MLIETPRLILREMTPGDRPQLSAILQDEETMVAYEGAFDDAMVDAWLERMMTRYREDGFGLWAVVLRDTGEMIGQCGLTVQHILDEDVVEVGYLFNRAFWHRGFALEAAAACRDYAFESLKVDRLYAQIRDTNTASMNVAIRLGMTVRGRFVKHYRGIDMPHLAFAVDRADATK
- a CDS encoding DUF4260 family protein, with the protein product MNILRVTWGMSAFVWAGVLLLSCIWWGWPAAIVAVVFLLAPDLSLIGAFAEKGRLKTNYVRLYNSLHNMTMPVVLLGLGILLFFLTGGFSDGLWQLALAGLAWFVHVAADRALGFGLRAPDGSMIPVGYTL